ATAACCAATATTAAAAGTGAACCATACCCTTCACTGAGGGCTCTGGATTTTTCCAGGTCTTGGATTACATTCAGAAGGACTTTAATCTTCTCCTGGTTGGACTGCAAGGATTCCTCTACAGACTGCAGCCTGCCTTGTAGGGCACAGAGTTCTCCATGTGCCAAGTGAATTTGGTTGATTTCATTAATCTCTTTGTTGCTTTGTGGGTTTATTTCGTTCCTTGGCGGATAAGACTTTGTGTGAAATCCTTCTGAGCAGCTGCTACACCAGGAAACATCTGCCTGGGTGGAATTGTTCTGCATTTCAGTGTTACATGGCAGACATGGTTTTGATGCATTGCTGCTGGGCAGTGACAGTGGTGGGTGATCATCACTTGGGAGTGTCACACAGCTGGAACCTGGCTTGTGCTCTCCTGCCTGGTGACAGTCTCTGAGGAAACAAGGAGATGAGCTGTGATTTGATGGGGGGGACAGTGGAGTAGTTTCCTTACTGCTGGCATCTCTGCTGCCTACAGGCAGCTCAGAATCGCTTTTCTGCtcttcaggagcagcagagtggGGGTTACATTCACTGcagttcccagagctgcttgggCAAGGCTCTGCTCTGTCAGAATCAGATGACAGTGTGCTGTTTTCATGACTTTCGTGGCTGTTGATGACAGTAGAAGAATGCAGTGAGTTACTTGAAGCTGTGGTTGTGTCTGGTGCATCCAAGGGAACATTTCTGTCTTGTGGGAAACTCACATGAATGTATTCAGGCACCTGTGTGGACGCAGTTGTCTTGTCTGACTCTGAGAAATCCCCCGAGTACCTCGGTCCATTGCTTTGTGCTTTTGATGATCTCTGACCCAAGGCCACCTCACTATTCCTGCATCCATCCTCCAGGTGATGACTTACCCTCAAGTAGCAGAGCTCTGAGGACAGAATGTCTGGTTCACAAAGGTTGCCATTTACCTGGATAGAgtttgcaggctctgctggcatttCTGTCAGTGATTTGCTTACTGtcagctttttccttttaaaaacaggGAAGTGTTTCCTGAGGCTGGGAGAAGTTTGTATGGCAATATTCCGAAGCCCCTTGTGAGCCCTTGAAAAAGTTGGAGACTGAGTTAGCAAAAAATTGTGATCcctaaatatttctgatttgcCAGTAGTGAGTGCTGTGTCTGGGGCAGGGTtagcctccagctctgccttggtgCTGACACCATCATCCTTGAAGCGGACCTGCTGGGACTTGGTCCTGCGGTGCTGGGGGTGCCTCAGAAAATCTGCTGAGTCCAGGCTGTTCCTTTTCAGGAGCACTGGTCTCATTTTCATGTTTTGCTGGGCCATTGAATCACAATTTAAAGTCTGTAAGTAACGTGTTTCTTTGCGACCCATTTCATTTGACATTTGACCTGTAGGTTAATATTGTTCCTAAGATACAAATTAACACCTTACTCCTGGAGCATATCATTCTTCTCCTTGTTATTATCTATATTTTCAACTGGCATGTTGTCTTTAGGGATCCTCTTTCAAATTTAATTGCTGATTAGACCAAAACTaagataaattaaatataaaatttaaggACATATTTCTTGTAGCTCAGGAATGCAGAAATCCTTTTACCTGCAGCTAACATGGTCTTTGTATTACAAAATTGCCACAGGCTGTTTCAGTGAACTAATTTAAAGGTAAGGTTGAGTCTATGGCTTTCCTGGAGGCTCTCATATGACAGCAGCTCTCCATTAGGGatccagcttttattttttttctgttggacCAGTCACATGTGTTTTATTTGCATGTTGTCTAAAAGAGCATAATAACTTCTGGGGGCATTTTCATTTCTGATGCATAGTTGTACTGAGTATGGAATATATCCATTAATATCAAACTGAATTGCTTTCTTTAG
This genomic interval from Haemorhous mexicanus isolate bHaeMex1 chromosome 15, bHaeMex1.pri, whole genome shotgun sequence contains the following:
- the INSYN2B gene encoding protein INSYN2B, encoding MSNEMGRKETRYLQTLNCDSMAQQNMKMRPVLLKRNSLDSADFLRHPQHRRTKSQQVRFKDDGVSTKAELEANPAPDTALTTGKSEIFRDHNFLLTQSPTFSRAHKGLRNIAIQTSPSLRKHFPVFKRKKLTVSKSLTEMPAEPANSIQVNGNLCEPDILSSELCYLRVSHHLEDGCRNSEVALGQRSSKAQSNGPRYSGDFSESDKTTASTQVPEYIHVSFPQDRNVPLDAPDTTTASSNSLHSSTVINSHESHENSTLSSDSDRAEPCPSSSGNCSECNPHSAAPEEQKSDSELPVGSRDASSKETTPLSPPSNHSSSPCFLRDCHQAGEHKPGSSCVTLPSDDHPPLSLPSSNASKPCLPCNTEMQNNSTQADVSWCSSCSEGFHTKSYPPRNEINPQSNKEINEINQIHLAHGELCALQGRLQSVEESLQSNQEKIKVLLNVIQDLEKSRALSEGRNFYHTGQDLNNCSTCQNTACIIYSVEYDFRQQEGRFHQILKTLDNAEQNAASASPQKPPPDPPAPEKKELRRKTKKVKRKCFWWI